The genomic stretch GCGCGGGCCGGACGCCAGCGCGCACCGCTCGAGGATCTGGACTTGAACGAGCTGGCCGCTGCGGTCAGGGCGGACCTGCGCGGGCTGATCTCCGAGACCGGCGCGGTGATCGAGATCGCCGACCTGCCTTCGGTCATCGGCGATCCGGTGACCTTGGCGCAACTGCTGCAAAACCTCATCTCCAACGCAATCAAGTTCCGCCGCGACGAGGCGCCGTGCGTCATCGTGACCGGAGAGCGGAGCGGGGAACGTGTGCTCATCCAGGTACGCGACAACGCCATGGGGATTCCGGCCTCCTCGCTCGAGGAGGTCTTTGCGCCGTTCCGCCGGCTGGCGCAATCCAAGGATCGGCCGGGCTCGGGCATCGGTCTGGCGACCTGCAAGAAGATCGTCGAGCAACACGATGGACGCATCTGGGTGAGCTCGACGCTAGGCGTCGGCTCTACGTTCCACATCGAGTTGCCTGCCTCGGTGCGCGGCCTCGTGCGTTCGCTCGACGGCGCCGAGTGGCGCGTGCTGGTGGTCGATCAGGACTCGGAGGCGGCCGAGTTGATTGGCCGCGCGCTCGAACGCGAGGGCGTGAAGGTGACGCGCGTTGCGGGAGTGGCGCAGGCCGCCGCTCTGCTGACCGTAGGGGCGTTCGAGGGGATCGTCGTCGACTTGGCGTCGCCGAGCGAGCGCGCCCTGGGCTGGATCGAGGGCGTTCGCGCCTCGTCGCCTGACGTCTCCATCCTGGCCGTCACCGCTGGTGACGGCCGCAGCGCCCCGGGTCCCTTGCTCACCGACGCCCGCCGCCGCGGGGCGCACCACGTGCTGCCCAAGCCGCTCGACAGTGCGCAGGTCGCCTCTCTGTTGCGCCGTATGATCGTCGACGCCCGTCCCCGCACCGCCGCCTGAGGCGTTTTCCGGCAGAATTCCCCCCTCTTCCGCCTGCATTCCCGAGCCCGGGAGTGAGAACATAGAGGACTTGGCCTGCGGTCAGGCCTTAGGGATACGCCATGAATAGCTTCAACGCCAAATCCTCGCTTGCCGTCGCAGGCAAGTCCT from Chrysiogenia bacterium encodes the following:
- a CDS encoding response regulator, yielding MRVPRLRILIIDDSDSDAMLVSRHLKRAHAFEVEVASAASHDEGLRSLEEAEYDCVVLDYRLGPQCGLETLRAIRKHGDDTPVVFVTGFGSEMVAVEALQCGAQDYLVKSVISPDVLQRAILNAVEKITLSRRVKAKQRELEDFVSVVAHDLQQPLCGVKGNVELIRDFYQDRLDEQAMEFLEAAVRTSSRMAEMIEALLGYARAGRQRAPLEDLDLNELAAAVRADLRGLISETGAVIEIADLPSVIGDPVTLAQLLQNLISNAIKFRRDEAPCVIVTGERSGERVLIQVRDNAMGIPASSLEEVFAPFRRLAQSKDRPGSGIGLATCKKIVEQHDGRIWVSSTLGVGSTFHIELPASVRGLVRSLDGAEWRVLVVDQDSEAAELIGRALEREGVKVTRVAGVAQAAALLTVGAFEGIVVDLASPSERALGWIEGVRASSPDVSILAVTAGDGRSAPGPLLTDARRRGAHHVLPKPLDSAQVASLLRRMIVDARPRTAA